The genomic stretch CTACAGGCTCgaataccagtatacatggaaaaagtataataactggtcgcctccatggtgcgaaccttattaccctctcaagCAACCAATGCCACACCTGGGTCAAACTTTTTACCAAGCTAATACattatggggaactgcagaaaaGAAGCATTTACTAGGCCGAGGAATCTATTCTTGGAGGACGAAGACATggattgcagtgcaataattgaggaggaggaagaaggccttactatttagactgtggagaagggagctgttctcaggaaCGGGACTGCCACACTATCCTGGTCCCACCGAGTctctgggtagcttggcagattttatttctatagtCATTCTAGGTAtctaagattttcagtaattttgttttaaagacttacttgtttaaaaataaatttttgattcATCGAGCCATACTTGTTTGGATGTTTTCAGTTTTAATCGAATGCATTGTTCTCTATTATTCATTATTATAACTACTAGAAAATAGACCTATTACAACGGTTTTTAACAAAAGTTATATAAACATTGCAAAAGATAATCTATGGCAACGGTTATAACCGTTGCATAATTCTATCAGGGCTAGTGAGATAGTAAGTACAATAAACCGTCACATTAGGTGAATAACCCTTGCTATAGACAGGTCTATTGCGATGATTTATTTAAACGTggcaatacatatatatatatatatatatatatatatatatatatatatggtgacggttatttaaataaaaatactATTGCAACAGTATTGCATTCCCTCCTTATATTACCGCTTCCAAATTTACTAACCCGCCAATTTTTTCAAGGAAAAGAACTAAGAGACGtagaggaaaaaaagaaaaactaaaattaaaGTCCTAACAAAGATACATGGAACCCAAAGCCCTAATCAAGATTGTTGATCCACCAACAAAGATCTGAAGAAATTCCAACAGGTTCTTCTCTCTTTCTCTCCCCCTTGCCCTAGCCCCGTTGTACTTTTATTCTACAataatttttttcattatttCGTTGCTTTCTCAGTCTTTGCCACGAAGAATATTGAGGTAATAATCATACTCACTTAAAATCAAAAAGGTTAGTACTTTATTATATGAAAATCCTTGATGATTTGTCTTTTGTTTTATTGATGGAAAAATGTATGCGATGAGTTTGCCTTTCTATTTATTTCAAAATTGCAATATTTGGGTTTGCTTTGAATAAAGTTTCGGTTGATGGGTTATTAGATTTTTAGGTGGTTTTGTTTGATTTTGGGTTTAGATAATGATATTTTTTAGGACGAAATTGAATGTTCATTGGTGAATGGGTTTATTTTGCTAGTGAACTAAAAGGCAGTATGGACTTATTGAATCCATTCTTGTAAGTCTTCTCTTCCTTTATACTAGGTAAGTTTCATTTTttgttcttatttatttatttattttgcaaGTGAAAGGCAAATTGAAATAAACCATGGGAATAGCTGCTTTATTTGTCATTGCaattatatttcacttgtaagaTCAGTTGAAGTATAACGCGCAATGTCCAATTTGCTTTTCTTCTATGCTTATAAAGTACTTGTTGGATCTTTATCAAAGGGAGGAAAAATGAAGGTATTAGATATCAATGAATTTCTGTTTGCTTTCGATCCACATGAGAAAAATAACTTATCAAAAGAAGAGGAGAAAATGAAGTCCTGCAAAGACTAGTGATTAGGGAGTTAATTGAAAAAAGTGTAATATGTGACATAAAGGGTGGGTGATTAGTTGCTTTTTAATTAATTTGAATGGTATGGTTGAATAGACGCTTTAAAGTAAAATATTCTTCATTGGGTAGTAGGAACTGAAGATAATTCTCTTTGCATCAATTTATGGTAACTCTTTCTAATAGGTTTTATTGCTGAAAGATACATAAAATTCCACCAAGCATTGAAAATATGGATAACTAACTCCTTAATATGTATCTACCAAAATCGCAAAACATAATAATTTAGCTAGATGTACTAAGTATTCTATTTCTTTTAAATTACTTAGTTGCTAGATTTGCTTGTTtcttatgtatttttttattcaatGTGTGGGTGATTTATTCTCTTACTGCTTTATTGAAAGGTTAAATATTTTATTGGTCTGTAGATTGAAAGTTTTATTTAGAAAGTACATGATAGAACCTTTGTTATGACTCTTCATTTTAGATTATTCAGCAGATTATGCAAGTAGGATGACATATGTTATTTTCACCAATGAAATGGTctcaaaagtttaaaaaaatagttCATGAGTAAGTAAACTATATTAAATTTGCTGAGCTTTAGCTCACTTAATAACAGAGGGAAAAAATTCTTTTCCTCTGTTATAAGTAAGTCtctttatttgcatttttgttgctTTCTGTCAATGTGTATATTTTTTCCTAAGTCATAAAAGTAGGTAACAAACAAGATAGATAGATTTTGGTAATTAAAAGTTATTCGTTGTAAGGGCAccactcttttccttttttctaatAAGGAAAAGTTTATCAGGAAAAGCATCAGTACTTATCGTGAACCCAATGAAAAGAAACAAATTAATGAAGGATCAAACTAAACCATTTAAAATCGCCTGATACTCTTTAAATGGAGGCTGATGATTGGTGAAGGATCTTCTAAACTTCTTTAAATATATACTCGTCATTATTTTGTAGTGACTAATAATGTCATTTTTTAGAAATATTATGTGACTGTTTTTCTTGTTTATATGTTTTTAGTCCTTTTGCATTTGTTTTTTTCTTAGAGTTCTATTCTAAATTGCTTCGATTTTACAGGTTATATACCAATAAGTGTTACTGATTGTAGATTACAATCCAAGTAAGCTGCATTAAGTTTATCTCTCAAGTAAGTGGCACAAATTGTTTCAAGTACTTATTATAGATATAATGCTTCAtgctttttcttcctttttttttttgtaatgttCAGTGTCATTATTGCTTTGTCTACCTGATGCTTCAACTAACCTTCTTCTAACCTGATTATCTTTGATTGTCTTAAACACACACAGATTTAGATAGTTATGGGTCAAGAAGGGTCttcaagaaaaaaggaaaaaggaaaaatccTGTTATATGTTCAAGCTGGAAGTTTATCATGTTtggcaaaaaaaaagagaatgtcaTTGACAACAAACGAAACTGTTCAAGCTATACGGTCAGAGAAAGAGCATTTGCTAAAATTAATTGAAGAACAACCAACAATAGGAGCACGATCTGAAGCAAATGAATGACATGTAGAGGAGCAATCTGTAGAGGAGCAAATTGTAGATGAGCATACGCAAATAGATTCTACCACTCCTAAAGCTAATGAACAATCTGAAGAACAAGGCAAGACCACATAACTTAGAATCTTACTGAATTCATCCATGACCtctaattttttgtattttattatagCTTCTAGTCCTGCGACTCAAAAGAGAAAGAGAGGCAGGACACAAATGCGTAGTGTCCATGGCCGAAAGGTGCGTAAGATGATCACACTTAACAATGTTATTCAGCCCATTGGTCCTACTAAAAAATATGTAAGAGAGTTTGGTAGCTTCCTCGGTATATTGGCAAGGACTACAACCCTTTGCCCACTGAATATATTGGACTGGAGGAAAATGGACACAAAAGACGATTTATGGACATATACCAAGGTTTGAAGTTCT from Nicotiana sylvestris chromosome 12, ASM39365v2, whole genome shotgun sequence encodes the following:
- the LOC104244347 gene encoding uncharacterized protein, with the translated sequence MTSNFLYFIIASSPATQKRKRGRTQMRSVHGRKVRKMITLNNVIQPIGPTKKYVREFGSFLGILARTTTLCPLNILDWRKMDTKDDLWTYTKSKYNIPDAAKTWTLYSIGNAWRRHKSQLKKDHYDAYQNDDVRMTKRPDYIPEYQFKELLKYWSSDKLQVENLNKEMKVMKI